Proteins encoded together in one Rhinopithecus roxellana isolate Shanxi Qingling chromosome 3, ASM756505v1, whole genome shotgun sequence window:
- the LOC115896458 gene encoding uncharacterized protein LOC115896458, whose product MIFIRLKTSSQMVNRVERNELESYTESARDTAPRPGRAGGGRRFPTLGGGTPKRRGTQVSTSPTRTPGVGAPRPRPTRPAQAAAWPGDPAPGQGELGRTSSTGQPTPRNRVKSAPSPCFSPRKFPTDARSQGESPRAARRGAVPRDRAQQKPGPQPLLLAFLFQFSPDLRWN is encoded by the coding sequence ATGATTTTTATTAGGTTAAAGACCAGTTCACAGATGGTAAATCGCGTGGAGAGAAATGAGCTGGAGAGTTACACCGAGTCAGCGCGGGACACGGCTCCcaggccgggccgggccgggggTGGGAGGCGGTTCCCGACCCTAGGCGGCGGGACTCCCAAGCGCCGAGGGACCCAAGTCTCCACTTCACCCACACGCACACCCGGCGTCGGGGCGCCGCGGCCTCGCCCCACACGCCCAGCGCAGGCCGCAGCCTGGCCTGGGGATCCGGCACCTGGGCAGGGTGAGCTCGGCCGGACATCCTCCACAGGACAGCCCACACCCCGTAATCGAGTCAAAAGCGCCCCATCCCCCTGTTTCTCGCCGCGCAAGTTTCCCACCGACGCCCGCTCGCAAGGCGAGAGCCCCCGCGCGGCCCGGCGCGGCGCGGTCCCCAGGGACCGCGCGCAACAAAAGCCCGGCCCGCAACCCCTGCTCCTCGCCTTCCTTTTTCAATTCTCCCCTGATCTCAGGTGGAATTAG